A genomic region of Glycine max cultivar Williams 82 chromosome 15, Glycine_max_v4.0, whole genome shotgun sequence contains the following coding sequences:
- the LOC121173545 gene encoding protein FAR1-RELATED SEQUENCE 5-like, which yields MDEDQWMYDSVMSEEVYMNDQNKDEGGVNEEHVFATRDDVLEWARSVAYEIGFVAIIMRLDTNNGIRGRTLFVLIGCERSGQYRAKKKDLVRTCTGSRKYGCPFKLRAKPAVGGEGWIVNLIYGSHNRELEKSLVGHTYAGRLIKDEKIIVVVMTKSMVKPRNILLMLKEYNANSYTTIKKIYNAINAHHSSIRGSNTEMRQLMKLLERDQDIHWHRLKDEDVACDIFWSHPSAVKLTNAYNLVFLIESTYKTNRYRISLLDIVGVTTTGMTFSTAFAYLQRFCGLFLRRDCRIKLHDDESS from the exons atggacgaagatcagtgGATGTATGATAGTGTAATGTCCGAAGAAGTTTATATGAATGACCAAAATAAAGACGAAGGTGGTGTGAATGaagaacat GTGTTTGCTACCCGTGATGATGTTCTAGAATGGGCTCGATCTGTTGCttatgaaattggatttgtgGCGATAATTATGAGGTTAGACACAAATAATGGTATTAGAGGAAGGaccttatttgttttaattggttgtgaaaggagtggtcaaTATAGGGCCAAGAAGAAGGATTTGGTAAGAACATGTACTGGTAGTAGAAAATATGGGTGTCCATTTAAGCTGCGTGCAAAACCAGCTGTAGGAGGTGAAGGATGGATTGTGAATTTAATCTATGGGAGTCACAATCGTGAATTAGAAAAGTCTTTAGTAGGACATACATATGCTGGTAGACTAATTAAGGATGAGAAgataattgttgttgttatgacaaagtcaatggtgaaaccTAGAAATATTCTTCTAATGTTGAAGGAGTACAACGCCAATAGTTATACAACGATTAAGAAAATCTATAATGCAATAAATGCTCAccattcttccataagaggtAGTAACACTGAAATGCGAcaactaatgaagcttcttgaacgggATCAggatattcattggcatagattaaaggatgaagatgttgcGTGTGACATATTTTGGAGTCATCCTAGTGCAGTCAAATTAACCAATGCCtataatttggtatttttgatagaaagtacctacaaaacaaacaggtataGGATATCGTTACTTGATATTGTTGGGGTGACAACAACAGGGATGACATTTTCTACTGCTTTTGCCTATTTACAAAGGTTTTGTGGTCTTTTCCTCAGACGTGATTGTAGAATCAAGCTTCacgatgatgaatcaagttga